The proteins below are encoded in one region of Ereboglobus luteus:
- a CDS encoding DNA adenine methylase translates to MNIRADRNVRATLEDAAYLQSQIITYIGNKRALLPFIGEGLGIVKRRLGKNKLRSLDLFSGTGIVARYLKQHSAHIIANDLENYSRITNECYLSNASAVDPGALQSLAAELRRAVENNLAPGFITELYAPRDEDSITPQDRCFYTRRNAQFLDTARQQIAALPADMQKYFLAPLIARASVHANTSGVFKGFYKNKNRVGEFGGHAKNALSRILGKIEIDTPVFSRFECDFSVMQGDANTIIDDIAEVDIAYLDPPYNQHPYGSNYFMLNLLADYERPAKISKISGIPTNWKRSAYNLKTEAENALLNLVARCKAKFILISYNSEGFISREGFINALEKCGKLTVLETKYNTFRASRNLGNRSKHVREFLYLLEKQ, encoded by the coding sequence GTGAATATCCGCGCAGACAGAAATGTCCGTGCCACCTTGGAGGACGCCGCCTACCTCCAGTCGCAGATCATCACCTACATCGGCAACAAGCGCGCGTTGCTGCCGTTCATCGGCGAGGGGCTTGGCATTGTCAAAAGGCGGCTCGGGAAAAACAAACTGCGCTCGCTCGATTTGTTTTCAGGCACCGGAATCGTAGCGCGTTATCTCAAGCAGCACTCCGCGCACATAATCGCCAACGATCTCGAAAACTACAGCCGCATCACAAACGAATGTTATCTCTCGAATGCGTCCGCGGTCGATCCGGGCGCGTTGCAATCGCTCGCCGCCGAACTGCGCCGCGCCGTGGAAAACAATCTCGCGCCCGGTTTCATCACCGAGCTCTACGCGCCCCGCGACGAAGACAGCATCACGCCGCAGGACCGCTGTTTTTATACGCGCCGCAACGCGCAATTCCTCGACACCGCGCGCCAGCAAATCGCCGCGCTACCGGCGGACATGCAAAAATATTTTCTCGCCCCGTTGATCGCCCGCGCCTCCGTGCACGCAAACACCTCGGGCGTGTTCAAGGGATTTTATAAAAACAAAAACCGCGTCGGCGAATTCGGCGGCCATGCCAAAAACGCCCTCTCGCGCATCCTTGGAAAAATCGAAATCGACACGCCCGTGTTTTCGCGTTTCGAGTGCGATTTCAGCGTTATGCAGGGCGATGCGAACACGATCATCGACGACATTGCGGAAGTCGATATCGCCTACCTCGACCCGCCTTACAATCAGCATCCCTACGGTTCGAATTATTTTATGCTGAACCTGCTGGCGGATTATGAACGGCCCGCAAAAATCAGCAAAATCTCCGGGATTCCGACGAATTGGAAACGCTCCGCGTATAATCTGAAAACGGAAGCCGAGAACGCGCTCCTGAACCTTGTCGCGCGCTGCAAGGCGAAGTTTATATTAATATCATATAATTCGGAGGGATTTATTTCGCGCGAAGGTTTTATAAACGCCCTGGAAAAATGCGGAAAGCTCACCGTTCTCGAAACAAAATATAACACCTTCCGCGCCAGCCGAAACCTGGGCAACCGCTCGAAGCACGTCAGGGAGTTTTTGTATTTGCTGGAGAAACAATAG
- the purU gene encoding formyltetrahydrofolate deformylase, protein MSSANTNNTETTLVALLHGPDQPGLVAKTSGWIYENGGNILHADQHRDMQAEIFFQRIEWTATAGKGLSSDGTLFKRFAENLGMNVRVANAAHRTRVAIFVSKFDHCFHDLILRWKSGDYHCDIVAIVSNHRDLEAAAQNYELPFHHIPVTAETKPAAEAAQLALCEKLGVELVIMARYMQVLSADFLGKATFPVINIHHSFLPAFAGGKPYHQAHTRGVKLIGATAHYATPVLDDGPIIQQDVARVTHRHSVEDLIRKGRDLEKIVLAQAVRWHLDHRVLIYGNKTVVFD, encoded by the coding sequence ATGTCATCCGCCAATACGAACAATACTGAGACAACCCTCGTCGCGCTCCTTCACGGCCCGGACCAGCCCGGACTCGTCGCAAAAACTTCCGGCTGGATTTACGAAAACGGCGGCAATATTCTCCATGCCGACCAGCATCGCGACATGCAGGCCGAAATCTTTTTCCAGCGCATCGAGTGGACCGCCACCGCCGGCAAGGGACTCTCATCCGATGGCACGCTCTTCAAACGCTTCGCCGAAAACCTCGGCATGAACGTCCGTGTCGCCAACGCCGCGCACCGCACGCGCGTCGCCATTTTTGTGTCGAAGTTCGACCACTGTTTCCACGACCTCATCCTCCGCTGGAAATCGGGCGACTATCACTGCGACATTGTCGCCATTGTATCAAACCACCGCGACCTCGAGGCCGCCGCGCAAAACTACGAACTGCCCTTTCATCACATCCCCGTCACGGCGGAGACGAAACCCGCCGCCGAGGCAGCGCAACTCGCGCTCTGCGAAAAACTCGGCGTCGAGCTCGTGATCATGGCGCGTTACATGCAAGTGCTCTCCGCCGATTTTCTGGGCAAGGCGACGTTTCCCGTCATCAACATCCACCACTCGTTCCTCCCCGCCTTCGCCGGCGGCAAACCGTATCATCAGGCGCACACGCGCGGCGTAAAACTCATCGGCGCGACCGCGCACTACGCCACGCCCGTGCTCGACGACGGCCCGATCATCCAGCAGGACGTGGCTCGCGTCACGCACCGCCACAGCGTGGAGGACCTGATTCGCAAAGGCCGCGACCTGGAAAAAATCGTCCTCGCCCAAGCCGTTCGCTGGCACCTCGACCACCGCGTGCTCATCTACGGAAACAAGACCGTGGTGTTCGATTGA
- a CDS encoding cysteine desulfurase, translated as MTSLAHTRADFPALNQNVGAHPLVYLDNAATSQKPRAVIDAISRYYERDNSNVHRGLHALSMRSTDGYEAARKRTAQFINAADPAEIIFTRGTTESVNLVAQSWGAANLRAGDVILLTEMEHHSNLVPWQQIAQRTGATLRYVPVAGENAQHGLDLDALDKLLTPEVKLFAFTHISNTLGVINPVAELCARAKKVGALTLVDAAQSIGHEPLDVRALDCDFLAFSGHKMCGPTGIGVLYGRRALLDAMPPWQGGGGMITSVEYFNTTYKPSPERYEAGTPDVSGAIGLHAAMDYLDAIGRPLIAGHDNSLAAQARAALAELPGIRILGPEQNSKRGGLVSFAFNEVHAHDVVTFADQDGVALRGGHHCNQPLMRKLGLSSTTRASFYIYNTPEEIDALIKSLHKILKFFGS; from the coding sequence ATGACTTCACTCGCACACACACGCGCCGATTTTCCCGCGCTCAACCAAAACGTCGGCGCGCATCCGCTCGTCTATCTCGACAACGCCGCCACCTCGCAAAAACCGCGCGCGGTCATCGACGCGATCTCGCGCTATTACGAGCGCGACAACAGCAACGTCCATCGCGGCCTCCACGCGCTCTCCATGCGCTCGACCGATGGCTATGAGGCCGCCCGCAAACGCACCGCGCAATTCATCAACGCCGCCGATCCCGCCGAGATCATTTTCACGCGCGGCACCACCGAGTCCGTCAATCTCGTCGCGCAAAGCTGGGGCGCGGCAAACCTCCGCGCCGGCGACGTCATCCTCCTCACGGAAATGGAGCACCACTCCAACCTCGTGCCGTGGCAGCAAATCGCGCAACGCACCGGCGCCACGCTCCGCTACGTGCCCGTCGCCGGTGAAAACGCGCAACACGGGCTCGATCTCGACGCGCTCGACAAACTCCTCACGCCAGAGGTGAAGCTGTTCGCATTCACGCACATCTCCAACACCCTCGGCGTCATCAATCCCGTCGCCGAACTCTGCGCGCGCGCAAAAAAAGTCGGCGCGCTCACGCTCGTCGACGCCGCGCAATCAATCGGACACGAACCGCTCGATGTCCGCGCGCTCGATTGCGACTTTCTCGCCTTCTCCGGACACAAAATGTGCGGTCCCACCGGCATCGGCGTTCTCTATGGACGCCGCGCGCTCCTCGACGCGATGCCGCCGTGGCAGGGCGGCGGCGGCATGATCACCAGCGTCGAATATTTCAACACCACCTACAAACCCTCGCCCGAGCGCTACGAGGCCGGCACGCCCGATGTCTCCGGCGCCATCGGCCTGCACGCCGCGATGGATTACCTCGATGCCATCGGCCGCCCGCTCATCGCCGGGCACGACAACAGCCTCGCCGCGCAGGCCCGCGCCGCGCTCGCCGAGCTGCCCGGCATTCGCATTCTCGGCCCCGAACAAAACAGCAAGCGCGGCGGCTTGGTGAGTTTTGCGTTCAATGAAGTGCACGCGCACGACGTCGTCACCTTCGCCGACCAGGACGGCGTCGCCCTGCGCGGCGGCCATCATTGCAACCAACCCCTCATGCGCAAACTCGGCCTGTCCAGCACCACGCGCGCCAGTTTTTATATCTACAACACGCCGGAGGAAATCGACGCCTTGATAAAATCCCTCCACAAAATCCTGAAATTCTTCGGCAGTTAG
- the sufU gene encoding Fe-S cluster assembly sulfur transfer protein SufU → MSELNDLYQSVILDHNKRPRNRRKLPTATRVATGDNPTCGDQCTVYVRMDADHIGEITFEGSGCAISQASASLMTTQLKGKTAADAETTFNEFAEIVKTGNAPEEFSELAAFAGVHAFPARIKCATLAWHAALEALKQPDKTPESQQ, encoded by the coding sequence ATGAGCGAACTCAACGATCTCTACCAATCGGTCATCCTCGATCACAACAAGCGCCCGCGCAACCGCCGCAAGCTGCCCACCGCCACGCGCGTCGCCACGGGCGACAACCCGACTTGCGGCGACCAGTGCACGGTGTATGTGCGCATGGACGCGGACCATATCGGCGAGATCACTTTCGAGGGTTCCGGCTGCGCGATTTCGCAGGCGTCGGCCTCGCTCATGACCACGCAGCTCAAGGGCAAAACCGCCGCCGACGCGGAGACGACGTTTAACGAGTTCGCCGAAATCGTGAAAACCGGCAACGCCCCCGAGGAGTTTTCCGAGCTGGCCGCGTTTGCGGGAGTGCACGCCTTCCCCGCGCGCATAAAATGCGCCACGCTCGCCTGGCACGCCGCCCTCGAGGCGCTCAAGCAGCCCGACAAAACGCCGGAGTCCCAGCAATAA
- a CDS encoding beta strand repeat-containing protein has product MPATPRPLAVFICAFAFGTLRADPILITTGTTIDPAPLTLNATGTTSYLIADGATLAFANGLGASGTDGGVFAYNGSASGVALNFAPDPTAVAGNGATLFQHNTANKHGGAIGITNSRVLLTLVNVTFELNSTGSGNGGALITNGTSRIHNAVFASNTAGASGGAFYGTGYATITQSHFDGNRAATHGGAVHRSGNTLILTGGTFSNNTAGTNGGAIYNTGANTSSFLTDVVFADNSASAGGALFANSGTVMVERAQFKGNVAASSHGGAINASTAASVVLTDVIFANNTAAGNGGAIFTNRGTLTIRATTSATSTGNKSSGTTGASGGFLYITGTNAIVNFDITGADTRYIIGDANAADRTLDTIADGGSSGAAIGHVINKTGDGTLVLNADNSNYRSAINITGGALLLGNSEAKLNAATHTVSGGALGGIGTLSGSVAFLATSTLFVDDGLLNIVTTATTGVTLGNGASIGDSGTLALTGENNSLNLAAGTIAATVGAGKTLTIAAALNGDGALEKRDAGTLLLANTDSTFSGGVTLAGGTLAITRAAQLGATTNEIRFTSTSGAALRIDADDQIVANAITLAPAASGIIDTRANTLAFSGALSSAADATLTKTGAGTLIFLDADATAFHGTLRIAQGAMRLATVAGSNSPATLTIGGALALENATLAFTLYDGVASDGYLESDRILAASLTATGANTIDIRGRIQTGVYNLGNLAALASAAIITVDGAEQLDDFRRKATLKTSGSLLLVETKVDMSRSLAWTGGTGATANLWTGAHAGQWTDTGTVTRFADGDSVTFQNTVATIDIPTAVIVSDIIVSGSATTTFTGDTITADAASVVTGTLTGATGRLHKTGAGTLAFENVANTFHGGITLEDGAIAFNHSGQLNTPIITITGNGTLSLNASAETELATPITIAPGKTAAIETADGGTLIIRNTITGSGALTKAGPGTLTLAAPADYKGHTLIQSGTLRTAAANVLPHASQFTLQSSATLDLDGHDQVIFALINNGSIKLGAARLAITGNYEASARASLHLALVLSDTAAPQFGALAIGGPASGQTAVRIQLTDTRARASTAPLPDGVPALITTSAASPGGAFALADNQRLVVGAYDYLLLPDNAAAAREWRLVLDNFSPEIPAVAGTDAIALQSGRAAFDTLLARLDNLRVSGNPRARNADLWADIAYRRDRANQTVYTGASIAIAGLQAGAGLVRKTGRRTFRLGLFADLLEAEMDVSRGTKTDTEIRGAGLYATLDGQVWNAAIIVRGAKASYDISVPDAATFSTDGGDFGATIQIGRVFDTKSGWRIEPLAAFAHQRHSIDDTTDRFGRMYEVADFTGLTARLAVAFDRAWPLKRGHLIPRVRLSALHEFDGESRMTIAGDSIKTDFGGLGAELDAGLIWRGGGRWAISASVAARTGGKFDGYTLRLGADCAW; this is encoded by the coding sequence ATGCCCGCAACACCCCGACCCTTAGCGGTTTTTATTTGCGCGTTCGCATTCGGCACACTTCGCGCCGACCCGATCCTTATAACAACCGGCACAACAATCGACCCCGCGCCACTCACACTCAACGCCACCGGCACCACATCCTACCTCATCGCCGACGGCGCGACGCTCGCATTCGCCAACGGCCTTGGCGCAAGCGGCACCGACGGCGGTGTGTTCGCATACAACGGCTCCGCGTCGGGCGTGGCGCTCAACTTCGCGCCCGACCCAACCGCCGTCGCCGGCAACGGCGCGACACTTTTTCAACACAACACCGCCAATAAACACGGCGGCGCCATCGGCATCACCAACAGCCGCGTCCTCCTCACACTCGTCAACGTCACCTTCGAGCTCAATTCCACCGGCTCTGGCAATGGCGGCGCACTCATCACAAACGGCACTTCGCGCATTCATAACGCCGTTTTTGCTTCCAACACCGCGGGCGCGAGCGGAGGCGCGTTTTACGGCACCGGTTACGCTACCATCACACAGAGTCATTTCGACGGCAATCGTGCCGCGACACACGGCGGCGCGGTTCACCGAAGCGGCAACACACTCATCCTCACCGGCGGCACATTCTCGAACAACACCGCCGGAACCAATGGCGGCGCCATTTACAACACCGGCGCAAACACCAGTTCCTTTTTGACGGATGTTGTGTTTGCGGACAATTCGGCCAGCGCCGGTGGCGCGCTCTTTGCCAACAGCGGCACGGTCATGGTCGAGCGCGCGCAATTCAAGGGCAACGTCGCGGCCTCGTCGCACGGCGGCGCGATCAACGCCAGCACCGCCGCCTCGGTGGTGCTCACCGACGTCATCTTCGCGAACAACACCGCCGCCGGCAACGGCGGAGCGATCTTCACAAATCGCGGCACGCTCACAATCCGCGCCACCACCTCCGCCACCAGCACCGGAAACAAATCCTCCGGCACCACCGGCGCAAGCGGCGGCTTTCTCTACATCACCGGCACCAACGCCATCGTGAACTTCGACATCACCGGCGCGGACACGCGCTACATCATCGGTGATGCAAATGCCGCAGACCGCACACTCGACACCATTGCCGACGGCGGCTCAAGCGGCGCGGCCATCGGCCATGTTATCAACAAAACCGGCGACGGCACACTTGTCCTCAACGCTGACAACTCCAACTACCGAAGCGCAATCAACATCACCGGTGGCGCGCTCCTCCTCGGTAATTCCGAAGCGAAACTCAACGCCGCAACCCACACCGTCAGCGGCGGCGCGCTCGGCGGTATAGGCACGCTCTCGGGCTCCGTCGCATTTCTCGCAACATCCACGCTGTTCGTCGATGATGGCCTTCTCAACATCGTCACCACAGCGACAACCGGCGTCACTCTCGGCAACGGCGCGTCAATCGGCGACTCTGGCACACTCGCACTCACCGGCGAAAACAACTCGCTCAATCTTGCCGCCGGCACCATCGCCGCGACCGTTGGCGCGGGAAAAACGCTCACCATCGCCGCCGCTCTTAACGGCGACGGCGCGCTCGAAAAACGCGACGCGGGCACTCTCCTTCTTGCGAACACCGACAGCACCTTCTCCGGCGGTGTCACGCTTGCCGGAGGCACGCTCGCCATTACCCGCGCCGCGCAACTCGGCGCGACCACAAACGAAATCCGCTTCACCTCCACGAGTGGGGCCGCACTCCGCATCGACGCGGACGACCAGATTGTGGCAAACGCCATCACGCTCGCGCCGGCCGCCTCGGGCATCATCGATACGCGGGCAAACACGCTCGCGTTTTCCGGCGCGCTCTCCTCCGCCGCCGACGCCACACTCACAAAAACCGGCGCGGGCACGCTCATCTTTCTCGATGCCGACGCCACCGCCTTTCACGGCACGCTCCGCATCGCTCAAGGCGCCATGCGGCTCGCCACCGTCGCCGGCTCCAACTCGCCTGCCACGCTTACGATCGGCGGCGCGCTCGCGCTCGAAAACGCCACGCTCGCGTTCACTCTTTACGACGGCGTCGCGTCCGACGGTTATCTCGAATCCGACCGCATCCTTGCTGCGTCACTCACCGCCACCGGTGCCAACACAATCGACATCCGCGGCCGCATTCAAACCGGCGTTTACAACCTCGGCAACCTCGCCGCGCTCGCATCCGCCGCCATAATCACCGTCGATGGCGCGGAGCAACTCGACGACTTTCGCCGCAAAGCCACGCTCAAAACCAGCGGCAGCCTCCTTCTCGTCGAAACGAAAGTGGACATGTCGCGCTCGCTCGCATGGACGGGCGGCACCGGCGCGACCGCAAATCTCTGGACGGGCGCGCATGCCGGCCAATGGACTGACACGGGCACGGTAACGCGTTTCGCCGACGGCGACAGCGTCACATTTCAAAACACCGTGGCGACGATCGACATTCCAACCGCCGTCATTGTTTCCGATATCATTGTCTCGGGAAGCGCTACGACAACCTTCACCGGCGACACCATCACCGCCGACGCGGCGAGTGTCGTCACGGGCACGCTCACGGGTGCGACCGGACGCCTTCACAAAACCGGAGCGGGCACGCTCGCTTTCGAAAATGTCGCCAACACATTTCACGGCGGTATCACGCTTGAGGACGGCGCAATCGCATTCAACCATTCCGGACAACTCAACACTCCCATCATCACCATCACCGGCAACGGCACCCTCTCGCTCAACGCATCCGCCGAGACGGAACTCGCCACGCCAATCACAATCGCCCCCGGAAAAACCGCCGCCATCGAAACCGCGGACGGCGGCACGCTCATCATTCGAAACACAATCACCGGTTCCGGTGCGCTCACAAAAGCCGGCCCCGGCACGCTCACGCTCGCCGCGCCCGCCGATTACAAAGGGCACACGCTCATTCAATCCGGCACACTCCGAACCGCCGCCGCAAATGTCCTGCCGCACGCCTCGCAATTCACCCTCCAATCCAGCGCCACGCTTGATCTCGACGGGCACGACCAAGTCATTTTCGCGCTCATCAACAACGGCAGCATCAAGCTCGGCGCCGCACGCCTCGCCATCACCGGAAACTACGAGGCGTCCGCACGTGCCAGCCTCCACCTCGCCCTTGTCCTAAGTGACACCGCCGCCCCGCAATTCGGCGCACTTGCCATCGGCGGCCCCGCCTCCGGGCAAACCGCCGTTCGTATTCAATTAACGGATACACGCGCGCGGGCCTCCACCGCCCCGCTGCCCGACGGCGTGCCCGCGCTCATCACAACATCCGCCGCCAGCCCCGGCGGCGCCTTTGCCCTCGCGGACAACCAGCGCCTCGTTGTCGGCGCATACGATTACCTGCTTCTTCCCGACAACGCCGCCGCCGCCCGCGAATGGCGTCTTGTGCTTGATAACTTTTCGCCCGAGATCCCCGCCGTCGCCGGCACGGACGCCATCGCGCTGCAATCCGGACGCGCCGCCTTCGACACGCTCCTCGCGCGCCTCGACAACCTGCGCGTTTCCGGCAATCCCCGCGCCCGCAACGCCGACCTTTGGGCCGACATCGCCTACCGTCGGGACCGCGCCAACCAAACCGTTTACACAGGCGCGTCCATTGCGATCGCCGGTTTGCAGGCCGGCGCGGGACTCGTCCGCAAAACCGGACGCCGCACGTTCAGGCTGGGACTTTTTGCCGATCTCCTCGAAGCCGAAATGGACGTCTCGCGCGGCACAAAGACCGACACCGAGATTCGCGGTGCCGGCCTCTACGCGACACTCGACGGACAGGTCTGGAACGCCGCCATCATCGTGCGCGGAGCCAAGGCCAGTTACGACATCAGCGTTCCCGACGCCGCCACTTTTTCGACCGATGGCGGCGACTTTGGCGCGACCATTCAAATCGGCCGTGTTTTCGACACAAAGTCCGGCTGGCGCATCGAGCCGCTCGCCGCCTTCGCGCACCAGCGACACAGCATCGACGACACAACCGACCGCTTCGGGCGCATGTATGAAGTTGCCGATTTCACGGGCCTGACCGCGCGCCTTGCCGTTGCCTTTGATCGCGCATGGCCGCTCAAGCGCGGGCACCTGATTCCGCGCGTCCGTCTCAGCGCCCTGCACGAATTCGACGGGGAAAGCCGGATGACCATTGCCGGGGACTCAATCAAAACCGATTTTGGCGGCTTGGGCGCCGAGCTTGACGCCGGCCTGATTTGGCGCGGCGGCGGACGCTGGGCAATTTCCGCCTCCGTCGCCGCACGAACCGGCGGCAAATTCGACGGCTACACGCTGCGCCTCGGAGCGGACTGCGCGTGGTGA
- a CDS encoding prepilin peptidase — protein sequence MHLDNESLFTLLPWLSPALVFLVGACIGSFLNVCIYRVPAGKSVVRPGSHCACGKPIAWHDNIPILGWLILRGRARCCGARVSPRYPFVELLTAALFLACWLLFPPLKALCGMLMVSFLICGAFIDIDHFELPSVFTIGLGIAGIILSCLVPSLHGQSHEIFAVAALRSGLLSLQGLLIGSAVILWIALVAEALLKKEAMGFGDVLLVGGIGAFCGWQGAVFSIFGGAFLGLLCVALVFAWNAVASKKIRVKSLESPEKEDELNRHSHIPFGPMLAAGGLVYFLLVHKWIDPVLSSINAIIWK from the coding sequence ATGCACTTGGACAATGAATCCCTCTTCACCCTGCTGCCGTGGCTTTCGCCGGCGCTGGTGTTTTTGGTGGGCGCATGCATCGGAAGTTTTCTCAACGTGTGCATCTACCGCGTTCCCGCCGGCAAGTCGGTCGTGCGGCCCGGCTCGCATTGCGCCTGCGGCAAACCGATCGCATGGCATGACAACATTCCGATTCTCGGCTGGTTGATCCTGCGCGGCCGCGCGCGCTGTTGCGGGGCCCGTGTTTCGCCGCGTTATCCCTTTGTCGAATTGCTCACGGCCGCGCTTTTTCTCGCCTGCTGGCTTTTGTTTCCACCGCTCAAGGCGCTATGCGGCATGCTTATGGTGAGTTTTCTGATATGCGGGGCGTTTATCGACATCGACCATTTTGAGCTGCCCTCCGTGTTCACCATAGGGTTGGGCATCGCGGGGATAATACTCTCCTGTCTCGTGCCGTCGTTGCACGGCCAGTCGCACGAGATTTTTGCTGTCGCCGCCTTGCGCTCCGGGCTCCTCAGCCTGCAAGGCCTGTTGATTGGCTCGGCGGTGATTCTGTGGATCGCCCTCGTCGCGGAGGCGCTGCTCAAGAAAGAGGCCATGGGCTTCGGCGACGTGCTGCTGGTCGGCGGCATCGGCGCGTTTTGCGGATGGCAGGGGGCGGTTTTTTCAATTTTTGGCGGGGCGTTCCTGGGCCTGCTTTGTGTGGCGCTGGTCTTCGCGTGGAATGCGGTCGCCTCGAAGAAAATCCGCGTAAAGTCGCTCGAGTCCCCCGAAAAGGAGGACGAGCTGAACAGGCATTCCCACATTCCCTTCGGCCCGATGCTCGCCGCGGGCGGGCTTGTTTATTTTCTTCTTGTTCACAAATGGATTGACCCGGTGCTTTCCAGTATAAACGCGATTATCTGGAAGTAA
- a CDS encoding GYF domain-containing protein produces MIKSGTVRPDALARRDTDGGWGKLYSFPEFFTVVPGNVPPPPGSYSKSPFEKKTLRQIQESDDVFMYADEDGNVFGPHNVSELKYMLRNSMITHRTRVNRGGNSAWRELGAQPEFFGFPVPKSNPPATSYSRPAFASE; encoded by the coding sequence ATGATAAAAAGCGGCACCGTGCGACCCGACGCCCTGGCGCGCAGGGACACGGACGGCGGATGGGGCAAACTTTATTCGTTCCCTGAATTTTTCACAGTGGTGCCGGGCAATGTGCCGCCGCCGCCGGGCTCCTACTCGAAGTCGCCCTTCGAGAAAAAAACGCTCAGGCAAATTCAAGAGAGTGACGACGTCTTCATGTATGCGGACGAGGATGGAAATGTGTTCGGCCCGCACAATGTCAGCGAGTTGAAATACATGCTGCGGAATAGCATGATCACGCACCGCACACGCGTCAACCGGGGCGGTAATAGCGCATGGCGCGAGTTGGGGGCGCAGCCGGAATTTTTCGGCTTTCCAGTGCCCAAGTCCAATCCGCCCGCCACAAGCTATTCGCGTCCGGCATTCGCGAGCGAGTGA
- a CDS encoding iron-sulfur cluster assembly protein encodes MSKERTLSRDITATQIPSGDKQTLAAGTKIFLHQTLGGSFTVQTDFGLYRIDGADGDAIGESVADHRVHTETLEGGAPNPEAIWDQLKKVYDPEIPVNIVDLGLVYTMDVEKIDPAADAVPDAPPAYKVSVAITLTAPGCGMGPAIAEDAKSKILLVPGVSDAEVRITWEPPWNQSMISEEGKMKLGLI; translated from the coding sequence ATGTCCAAAGAACGCACCCTCAGCCGCGACATCACCGCCACCCAAATCCCCAGCGGGGACAAGCAAACCCTCGCCGCCGGCACGAAAATTTTCCTGCACCAAACGCTGGGCGGCAGCTTCACCGTGCAAACCGATTTCGGCCTCTACCGCATCGACGGAGCCGACGGCGACGCGATTGGCGAATCCGTCGCCGACCATCGCGTGCATACAGAAACGCTCGAGGGCGGCGCGCCCAACCCCGAGGCGATCTGGGACCAGCTCAAAAAAGTTTACGACCCGGAAATCCCGGTGAACATCGTCGACCTCGGCCTCGTTTACACGATGGACGTCGAAAAAATCGACCCCGCCGCCGATGCCGTCCCCGACGCGCCTCCCGCCTACAAAGTTAGTGTCGCCATCACGCTCACCGCTCCCGGTTGCGGCATGGGGCCGGCGATTGCGGAGGACGCCAAAAGCAAAATCCTCCTCGTCCCCGGCGTGAGCGACGCCGAAGTCCGCATCACCTGGGAGCCGCCCTGGAACCAGTCCATGATCAGCGAGGAAGGCAAAATGAAGCTAGGCCTCATCTGA